The following is a genomic window from Methanobacterium spitsbergense.
AAAAAGTAGGGAAAATATTATTTTCCTGTTTTGAATCTAAAGTTATATGTTGCTAGTAGGTTGTTACCTGACAAGTCTTTGATTGCTGCTATTGGTATTGTGACTGAGTACCATGTTTTAGGACTTCTTGTTTTTGATGTTTTGATTAGTATACTAATCACGTGCTTAATCAATGAATTGTACGATAAAAGCAGTTTTATTTGGATATTAAATAAAAAAAGGGGGAGAAAAATAGATTTTGGAAAAATCTATTCTTATTTTCTTCTGTTTGCTGCTAATCCTCCTAATATGCTGATAACAGCAATGGCCAATGGGACTATAGGTGTTCCAGTATCCTGCATGCTAATAATGTTAGCGGCTTCTACTGTATTTACAGGTACAGGAGTTACAGGATTTGTGGGTACAGGGTTTAGGGCAATTAAATCCTGATAAGCATCCAAACCACCAATTAACTTTCCCTCATACAAACCACCAATTAAGTTTCCCACATATAATGTTCCGTCTTTTCCTATAGCTGGTGAAGAAAATATACTACCTCCTGCAAAGGATTTCCATTTTAGTTTTCCTGTTGGTTTTATTGCGTATATTTTACCATCATAGCTTCCTATGTATATTGTTCCGTCTTTTCCTATAGCCGGTGAAGATTCTACAGGACCTTCTCCTATTGCATATTTCCATTTTAGTTTTCCTGTTGGTTTTATTGCGTATATTTTACCATCACCGCTTCCTATGTATATTGTTCCGTCTTTTCCTATAGCCGGTGAAGAATGTACACCTATGGGGGATTTCCATTTTAGTTTTCCTGTTGGTTTTATTGCGTATAGGTTACTGCTTCCTATGTATATTGTTCCGTCTTTTCCTATAGCCGGTGATGTAGATATATTACTTTCTGTTGAATATTTCCATTTTAGTTTTCCTGATGGGTTTATGGCGAATAAGCTACCCGTAACGCCAGGGTAGTATGGGTAGTATGCATTTCCTATGTATATTGTTCCGTCTTTTCCTATAGCTGGTGAAGAATTTACACTACCTCCTGTGGTGTATTTCCATTTTAGTTTTCCTGTTGGTTTTATTGCGTATATGTTACCTTCATCGCTTCCTATGTATATTGTTCCGTCTTTTCCTATAGCCGGTGAAGAAAATATATTACTTTCTGTTGAATATTTCCATTTTAGTTTTCCTGTAGGGGTTATAGCATATAAGCCACTCCATTTTTTACCGGGCTTACGATTAAAAGCAGAGCTTCCTATGTATATTGTTCCGTCTTTTCCTATAGCCGGTGAAGAACTAAACCAAGAATTAGAATATAAACCAACTGTTGCGGTGTATTTCCATATTATTTTTCCTGTTGGTCTTATTGCTAATATTTTACCACCCATGGTTCCTATGTATATTGTCCCGTATTTTCCTATAGCAGGTGAAGATCTTACACCACCGTATGTGATGCATTTCCATTTTTTATGATTAGTTTGAGGTCCTTGATATTGTGATTGACCTGTGTTTTGGTTATCGTGGTGGAATTTAGGCTGTGGTGTGTTTGCAAGACCGGCTGCTGAAACTGCACCAGAAAAAATAATAGCTCCTAAGACAATTAATCCTAAAAATAAAACAATTTTATTTAATTTCAATTTCTCATGATTTATAGAAGAATTTCTTCTTTCTATAAATGTTTTCACCCCCCCCCCCCACTAAATGTGTTTTTTTAATTATAATGATATGATTGTAATTTGTTACTATTAATCTAAAATATATGTTACTATTGACAATCAAATGAAAAATAATATTAATGAAAACAAAGTTTTCAGGAAATTTTCAGATAATAAAAGTTTGATTTACCAATAAGATGCATGATCAAAATCAATTAAAAAGTCTATTCATCAAAGAAGTGGAATTAACCCAATCCCTATCCTAACCCTGCATTTTTTATATCATTTTAAATATTTTAGTATTACTTTTCAATTAGAAAATTCAAAAATTTTACCATTTCTACATGAATCAAAAGGTAAGTGTGCAGGCAACACACCCTTATAATTTGGTAAGTATCTTAAATTTATTTATTTTTTTGAACCAGATTTTTATTATTTTTTTTCGTAGATTTACTCATAAATTTTTTTTACTTCAAACTTTGTTTGAAATATCGAAGTGTCCCTAAAGATAACTTTCCTTCCAGATATTATTAATATTATTGGTAATAATTATACTGAAAAATAATTATACTATTAAGATAAATATTAATTATATTAAGTAGTTATTGGAGGGATTTATAATGGATAATGATTTGAGAAGAGAGGTAATATCTAAATCGCCCATTAGTTTTTCTAGCCTTAAAAAACTTAATACCGGTGCTGGGATTTTCCTTTTTGCCCAGGGAATTGTAATGCTTGCTTTAGGTTTTCTTCTTACATGGAATAGGGATATATACACTTTTTATCTTAAATTTAAAATAATTAGTTTAGCTCCACCGACTTTTCAAGTACTACCAGATCCAAATGTTGTTTTTACTGTTACAAACTTGGGAGTAATATTGTCTTCATTTCTGTTGATTTCTGGTATTGCCTTGTTGCTGATTGCTTTTGTAAAAAACAAGACTTATATTGAAAATCTGAAGAAGGGTATGAATCCTTATCGTTGGTATGAATACGCTATTACGAGCTCTATAATGCTGGTGATCATCGCAACCTTTGTTGGAGTATGGGATTTATGGTCTTTGGTGATGATATTTGTCTTAAATGCCATTATGATCATTTGTGGTTTATTAATGGAAAAAATTAATTTCAATACTAAAAAAACAGACTGGTCTGCCTACTTGTTAGGATGTCTTGCAGGATTCACTCCATGGGTAGTATTAGCCGCGTACTTTATAGCGGCACTAGGATCTTCTGACACCAACCCTCCAACATTCGTCTACTTGACTCTTCTATTCTACTTTATAATATTCAACACGTTCTCCATTAACATGATACTTCAATATAAAGGAGTAGGAAAGTGGAAAGACTACTTGTACGGCGAAAGAGTCTACATATTACTAAGTTTCATAGCAAAAACCATTTTGGCCTGGTTAGTGTTTGTAGGAGTATTTGCACCATTCTAATCCCTTAAATATTTTTATAATAATAGTGGGGGATTTGATGACTGAAACACCTAAGTACTCTGTTGAAAAAAAAGATGAAGATATTGAAATCAGAGTATACCCGGGTTATATTCTGGCCCAAGTAGATGTTGAATCAGATTATGATCAAGCAATTGGATTGGGCTTCCGAATTCTGGCAAACTATATATTTGGAGGAAATAAAAAGCGTTCTAATATCCCTATGACTGCTCCAGTTTCCGGGGAAAACATATCGGTTTCAGAAAAAATACCAATGACAATCCCTGTTACAGAAGAAGCTATGCATTCTGAGAAAATTGAAATGACTGCCCCTGTAAGTGAAGAAGTTGTTGATGAACCAGAGAAGATTGAAATGGTCGTTCCAGTAACTGAAGAAGACAGTGGAAAGCATACATATCGAATTTCTTTTACCATGCCATCCAAGTACACTTTAGACACTCTGCCAGAGCCAGAAGATAATAGAATAATCTTTAAAGAAATTAGAAACCAGAAAATGGTTGTGCTTAGGTTCCGTGGTCGTGTTAATCATAAACTCGCCCATAAAGAAATGGAAGAACTCAAAGGATGGCTGGAAAAGGAAGGTATTAAACCAAAATCAAACTATATTGTAGCCCAATATAATAATCCTGCAGTTCCTGGATTTTTCAGGAGAAACGAAGTAATGGTAAAAATTTAAAAAACTCTCCATAATCCATATTTTTTTTATAAAAAATTGTATTATCATATTGTAGAAAAAGTAAAATATTAGTAGTTATTACAATACGTTTATACAGATTTTGAGAAATATATTAATCAGGAAGCTTCATGAAACCAAATTATGATTTATAATGATTTCATTAGCAATAATATTGCGTTGATATTTGCCTTTATAGTTACACCCGCATTAAAATACTTCAAAATTAGTCCATTATTCTATTATCAAGCTGGCATTAAAGAAACAATAATAAGTTGAAGACGATTTTGCTAAATCATATTATTTTTTTAAAAAATTAAAATTTCTGTAAAAATATAGTATTTCTTCAATTATAACTCAATTAATATTTAGTTGAGATTAATAATTTTAAATAATTTGGAATTAAATAAAATACAATTTAAACTAATGATTCTAAGAATTTTAATTTAAGATAATTTTTTCAAATAAAGGGGATTATTGTTCTGGATTATTATCTAGATCATTATACCTGCTTAATAACTGCTTTTCTTCTTCATGTTTAGGGAATTTAAAGTATATAATAACTCCACCAAGTAGTATTGCTATAATACCTGCAGTGTATGCTAGGTGATCTCCAGCTAAGAATGAAATCTTAGCTGATGTTAAAATATTAGCAGAGTATTGTGGATATTGTTGTGCAACAGCTGCTGCACTGCTAAATGATTTTTGAAGTTCTGTTATGATATTATTTGAGATTTGCTGCTGGTCAATACTGGGTAATCCTGCAATTTGATTGCTGAAAGCTTTTGAATATCCTAAAGTTAGTAAAGCACCAAAGATTGAAGTCATAATTGCCCCTCCAAAATCCCTCTGTAAGTCTGCAGTACCTGATGCCATACCTTCCCTTTTAATAGGAACTGAGCCTGTAAGTGAATGTGATGCGGGTGTACCTGCAAATCCCACACCAATACCTACAAATGCATATGCAAGACCTACTTTCCAGTAGGGTATACCATCACCCCATAGAAGCAACATGGTGAGAAAGCCTAGTAAACAGGAAAAGTAACCAACCAGTAAGGTAAATCTTGAACCCTTTGATTCCACTAGTCTGGCTGAAACTGGAGCTATCAGCACGAGGAATATAACTCCAGGTAATATTGCAAGTCCAGAATTAAAGGTAGAATAGTTTAATACATTTTGAAGGAATTGTTGTCCAATATACATGGCACCCATGAGTGAACCGAAAACAATTATCCCTGCACTAGCTGCTACCCAGAAGATCCTTCGACTTGCAATGTTCAGGTCATAAAGTGGAATTTTTATTCTACGTTGACGTAATAAGAAGAAAATTCCAACCATTACTGCAATGAAAATTAATCCAAGTATCAACAACCCCATGTTGGGTACTGGAGCGAAATTAATGGCTAATATCAATGTTCCAAGGAATATGAATGATAATAAACCTCCTTTATTGTCAACTGGGTCTGTTGTTTCATTGATATAGGCGGGAATAAATTTTAAAGCCATAACAAGGGCTACAAGTGCAAGCGGTAAGGTTATTAAAAATACAGAGCCCCATGGCCGCGATATAAGAAGATAACCTGATATGACAGGCCCTAATGCAGCGATAGCTGCACCGACGCCGGACCAGAGTGCTATGGATTTTGTTCTTCTAGGACCTGACCACATAGCAGCAATCAATGCCAAAGTTGTTGGATATGCCATTCCAGCTGCTAATCCTCCAATAAAACGAGCTACTATTAGAATATTAATATCTGGTGCGAATCCTGCAATAATAGAGGCGGGTATGGCAAGTAACGTTCCGACAATTAGCATCATCTTACGTCCATGATGATCGCCCAAAGCACCGAACCACAATACAGATGCCGCCAGACCCATTGAGTATCCTACTGCAACTAGATTAAGCTGAACCTGAGAAGCGTCAAATGCAAACCCTATTGAAGGTAAAGCTACATTGGCTACTGATAGATTTAGATTGGCAACTGCAGCTACAATGATTAAAGTTGCTAGGACTAATTTTCCCTGTTCTTGAGGCCTATGAATAATGATCCGATTCTTACTTTTGTTAGATTCAACTTCAGTATCCATCTTTGATTTTGATGAATATTTTATACTTTTGTTGTTATCCATATTATACACCGATAAATTATTCTCTAGCTTTAATCATCTTCTTTTTTTAATTATATCAACTTCCAAACATTTCAAATGATCCTATTTGATATTTGTAAAAAATAATTTATAAAATATTATTACATATCCTTATCATATGGTTTGTTTTTCTTTTCAGGAAAATCCTAAAAATTTTGTGGAATGCAATACGATCATTAGCTTGTCTTTCAAGCTCAGGATCCTATAGACTAAACCATGATTGTAAAACCAACATATTTATCCTGACTATTAATCATTATTAGTTCTACTGTTATGTTCTGTATTAAAACTTAATCCTGGGTTTTTTAAATAAATCAGATATTAATGCATGAATAAGAGAAATCGGTATTAAAACGGTTCCTAAGATCATGCTGACTTCATATAGCAAATTACTTCTAGGATCAGGTCTGCCTCTCAATCGATTAAAAAAAGAACTCCACGCAATACCATAAACATTTCCAATCATTATAGTACAGATGGAACCAAAGATGCCGTTTGCCTTGGATATTCCATAGATTTCTACAATACGCTGCCACGATTCCAGTGTAGGATTTCCTCTCGTATCTGCATAATGTTGCGCAAACATGACTGCTGCAACTTCACTATTAGGGACATCGTCTATAATTCCAGAAAGCATATTTTGGATTTCTTCATTGTTCATTCCACTCTCAAGAGCCTTTTTTGAGTGGGCGTAAGAACATATTGCACAGCAATTCACTTGAGTCACCGCAAGCATAATTCTTTCAATAAATTTTGGGCTCAATTCCTTTTTTCTTTTAGCTTTAAACATGTATTTCATTGTTCGGATTCCATTATAAAAAATCCAGTAAGATTCCTGAACTGAGTAAAGTTTTTTACCAAACTTCCCATCATTTCTGATTTTATGTTTTTCCTTGATATTCATGAATTATTTCCTTCAATTAGAAGCTTGTACAATTATTATAACGGTTTATCATAAATCTTTAGAGACTAAATTATTATTACATATAAGTTTACAGGAAAATTCAGACAAATTATTTCCACACAGTATATAATAACCCTAACAGAAGATGAATATGACCACTAGGAAACAAATTTAGAGAATGATCACGAGTATTAAACTTAAATATCTGATAATGTATTAATTTATCCTTTCAAAAAATGTTTCAATTTAGAGAAAAATGATTCCTTTCCCACTTCCTCTTTACCATATTTTGAGAAATCATTATTCATGAAATAAATTTGGGAATCAATTAGATCTATACTCCTAATAACCCGCTCATACTCTCCTTTATCATTAATTTTCCGAGCTTTAACATTATCATTAAGCATAATATCTATTATATTCATTAACTGTTTCTTTAAAACTGGTTTTTCAATGGGAAAAGTAAGTTCAACACGTTTTTCAGTATTTCTAGTCATTAAATCACCACTAGATAAATATATTGTGGCATCTTTTCCCATACCAAAACAATAGATCCTTGAATGTTCCAAAAACCTTCCAACTATACTGATTATCTCAATATTTTCAGTTTTACCTGGTATTCCTGGAAGTAAACAACAGATGGATCTAATTATTAATTTAATTTTCACACCAGCATTAGATGCCTTAGATAACATATCAATCAATTCCCTGTCTGTTAGGGAATTCATTTTCATGAAAATACTGGCCGGACGGTTATTCTTTGCATTTTCAATTTCATTGTTGATCTTTTCAATTACTTTGTTTTTAAATCCAAATGGTGCAACCAACAACTTATCATACTCACCATTTAAATTAGAAATTGCCATATTTTTAAAGAACAACATGGCATCTCTTCCAATAGCATGGTTTCGTGTAATAAAACTAAAATCAGTATATAATTTACTGGTTTTTTCATTGTAATTACCAGTTCCCAGTTGTGTGATATATTTGATGTTATTCTTCTCTTTCCGTGTAATCAAACAAACCTTTGAATGGACCTTGTAATCTTCAAACCCATACAAAATCCTACAACCTGCTTCTTCTAATAAACCAGCATAGTGAATATTATTTGCTTCATCAAATCTAGCTCTTAGTTCAATTAAAACAGTTACCTCTATCCCATTTTCACGTGCTTCCAGTAGATATTTTATAATCGAAGAAGATCTTGCCAGTCTGTAGATGGTAATTTTAACAGATACAACATTTTCATCATTAGCTGCCTCTTTTAATAATCTTAAAAATGGTTCTATTGAATCATATGGATAGAATAATAGAAAATCCCTCTTTTTTAGTTGGGGTATAATCTTTCCTTCCCTAACAGTTTTTGGTATTTTAGGATAATATGGATTAAATGATAATTTATGGAATAGAAGTTCATTTTTCTTTTCTATATGACTATACAATTTAAATACATAATCCATATCCAAAGGAGTATTAGAGATTTGCACTTGACTCTGTTGGATATTTAACTTTTCACATAGAAATTTGTTTAATTTAGAGTTAGAATATTTATAGATCTCTAATCGTATGGGTGCTAATCGAGTTCTTTTCTTTAAAATTTTTTTCATATATCCCTTATAATCTTCATCTTCATCAATTTGGGAATCAGATAGGGTTATATCAGCATTTCTGGTAACAGAAACTATGGTTTTAAATTCTATGTCATAATTTGAAAAGATTTCATTAACATATTCATATATTATTTTTTCCAATAATATAAAACGCAATTCATCCTTTGGAAAATAGATTATACTGGGTAAAGTAGATGGGATTGGGATAAGCCCATACAAAGTTAGGCCTTTATCCCTTATTATCAACATGACATTCAGGGATTTGTTTAATAAATGGGGAAATGGATGGTGAACATCAATAACTTGGGGGGATAAAACTGGGAAAATATAGTTAAAGAAAAATTTATTTATAAATTTTCTTTCAACCTTAGTCAGATCTTCAAAATCGAGATCATAGATACCTTCCTCTTTTAAACTAGAATTTATAGATTTATATACATTATTTCGACGTTTGTATAATAATTTAGTCCTTTCAAAGATATCATCAAGTTGATCTTGTGCATTTAAACCAGTTTTATTGTCCCTATAATCCTCATCAATAAGGGATAGATCATATAAACTTCCACATCTTACCATATAAAATTCATCTAGATTACTTGAGAAAATAGACACAAATTTTAAACGTTCTAATAAAGGAACAGAAGAATCCTCTGCTTCTTCTAAAACACGTTCATTAAAGTTTAACCAGGACAGTTCACGGTTTTGGGTAAAACTATAATCCATTTTAGACATGTTTAGTTTACTCCTTTAACATTTTTCTACGTAAATAGCCTTCCCTAACACTGAATTTACTGATCTGTATTTCTTCACAGCCAAAATAGGAAGTAATTGATTCGACTATCAACAATGCAGGAACTAAAGTATGGACCCTAGAGGGTTTGACATGTAATATTTTATAATAGATATAGTTATTATGATTTGATTCATTGAGTTTCAGTTCTTCTTTTAACTGTTTTAACAGTTTAACATCAACTAAATTATTTTTCTTTTTCTGTAAATCTAAATTTACCAGTAATTTTTTAATAGCACGAATACTTCCCCCTACACCACACATAAAAGGAATTTTTTCATTATTTTTAAGACCAATTTTATCCAATTCAAAGTATATTCTTTCTTCAATCAGTTTGCACTCTTTTTTATTGGGTATTATATCAGAAACATAATCATTGAACATTTTTAGAAAACCAATGGGAATACTGTATTTTTTGTATATTTTTCTATCCTTAAAAAGTACAATTTCAACACTACCCCCACCTAGATCAATTAAAATTCCATCATCCCCTTTGATGGTGGGAATCGATCCATAAAAACTTAATTCTCCCTCTTCTTCACCAGATAATAGATCAATTTCTATATTTACCCGATTCTTAATAATTTGTAAAACTTCAGCAATGTTTTCAATATTTCTCAATGATGCTGTAGAAAAGAAGCTGTAATTATCTATTTTTAAATAGTCCAGATCATTTTTCATTTTTTTTAGAACAGTTACTAACTCTTCAATACCGTTATCTGTTAGTTTTCCGTTGTTTATATAAAATAGTAAACCTAAATTTTCTTTTTCAGAAAATTCGACACTTATGACATTATGTCGGTAATTATAAACATTTAATTTTACAGTGTTTGAACCTATATCTACGACCCCATACAACATCAATATAACCTCATATTAAGAAGATTTGAAATATTAAACTAATTCTAAGTTTGTTCTAATTTATTTACAAATACCATATATCACTACAATCTTTCTT
Proteins encoded in this region:
- a CDS encoding Ig-like domain-containing protein, with product MISILIKTSKTRSPKTWYSVTIPIAAIKDLSGNNLLATYNFRFKTGK
- a CDS encoding PQQ-binding-like beta-propeller repeat protein, whose amino-acid sequence is MKTFIERRNSSINHEKLKLNKIVLFLGLIVLGAIIFSGAVSAAGLANTPQPKFHHDNQNTGQSQYQGPQTNHKKWKCITYGGVRSSPAIGKYGTIYIGTMGGKILAIRPTGKIIWKYTATVGLYSNSWFSSSPAIGKDGTIYIGSSAFNRKPGKKWSGLYAITPTGKLKWKYSTESNIFSSPAIGKDGTIYIGSDEGNIYAIKPTGKLKWKYTTGGSVNSSPAIGKDGTIYIGNAYYPYYPGVTGSLFAINPSGKLKWKYSTESNISTSPAIGKDGTIYIGSSNLYAIKPTGKLKWKSPIGVHSSPAIGKDGTIYIGSGDGKIYAIKPTGKLKWKYAIGEGPVESSPAIGKDGTIYIGSYDGKIYAIKPTGKLKWKSFAGGSIFSSPAIGKDGTLYVGNLIGGLYEGKLIGGLDAYQDLIALNPVPTNPVTPVPVNTVEAANIISMQDTGTPIVPLAIAVISILGGLAANRRK
- the heR gene encoding heliorhodopsin HeR, coding for MDNDLRREVISKSPISFSSLKKLNTGAGIFLFAQGIVMLALGFLLTWNRDIYTFYLKFKIISLAPPTFQVLPDPNVVFTVTNLGVILSSFLLISGIALLLIAFVKNKTYIENLKKGMNPYRWYEYAITSSIMLVIIATFVGVWDLWSLVMIFVLNAIMIICGLLMEKINFNTKKTDWSAYLLGCLAGFTPWVVLAAYFIAALGSSDTNPPTFVYLTLLFYFIIFNTFSINMILQYKGVGKWKDYLYGERVYILLSFIAKTILAWLVFVGVFAPF
- a CDS encoding SOUL family heme-binding protein, with amino-acid sequence MTETPKYSVEKKDEDIEIRVYPGYILAQVDVESDYDQAIGLGFRILANYIFGGNKKRSNIPMTAPVSGENISVSEKIPMTIPVTEEAMHSEKIEMTAPVSEEVVDEPEKIEMVVPVTEEDSGKHTYRISFTMPSKYTLDTLPEPEDNRIIFKEIRNQKMVVLRFRGRVNHKLAHKEMEELKGWLEKEGIKPKSNYIVAQYNNPAVPGFFRRNEVMVKI
- a CDS encoding MFS transporter; the protein is MDNNKSIKYSSKSKMDTEVESNKSKNRIIIHRPQEQGKLVLATLIIVAAVANLNLSVANVALPSIGFAFDASQVQLNLVAVGYSMGLAASVLWFGALGDHHGRKMMLIVGTLLAIPASIIAGFAPDINILIVARFIGGLAAGMAYPTTLALIAAMWSGPRRTKSIALWSGVGAAIAALGPVISGYLLISRPWGSVFLITLPLALVALVMALKFIPAYINETTDPVDNKGGLLSFIFLGTLILAINFAPVPNMGLLILGLIFIAVMVGIFFLLRQRRIKIPLYDLNIASRRIFWVAASAGIIVFGSLMGAMYIGQQFLQNVLNYSTFNSGLAILPGVIFLVLIAPVSARLVESKGSRFTLLVGYFSCLLGFLTMLLLWGDGIPYWKVGLAYAFVGIGVGFAGTPASHSLTGSVPIKREGMASGTADLQRDFGGAIMTSIFGALLTLGYSKAFSNQIAGLPSIDQQQISNNIITELQKSFSSAAAVAQQYPQYSANILTSAKISFLAGDHLAYTAGIIAILLGGVIIYFKFPKHEEEKQLLSRYNDLDNNPEQ
- a CDS encoding carboxymuconolactone decarboxylase family protein, which produces MNIKEKHKIRNDGKFGKKLYSVQESYWIFYNGIRTMKYMFKAKRKKELSPKFIERIMLAVTQVNCCAICSYAHSKKALESGMNNEEIQNMLSGIIDDVPNSEVAAVMFAQHYADTRGNPTLESWQRIVEIYGISKANGIFGSICTIMIGNVYGIAWSSFFNRLRGRPDPRSNLLYEVSMILGTVLIPISLIHALISDLFKKPRIKF
- the ppk1 gene encoding polyphosphate kinase 1, whose protein sequence is MSKMDYSFTQNRELSWLNFNERVLEEAEDSSVPLLERLKFVSIFSSNLDEFYMVRCGSLYDLSLIDEDYRDNKTGLNAQDQLDDIFERTKLLYKRRNNVYKSINSSLKEEGIYDLDFEDLTKVERKFINKFFFNYIFPVLSPQVIDVHHPFPHLLNKSLNVMLIIRDKGLTLYGLIPIPSTLPSIIYFPKDELRFILLEKIIYEYVNEIFSNYDIEFKTIVSVTRNADITLSDSQIDEDEDYKGYMKKILKKRTRLAPIRLEIYKYSNSKLNKFLCEKLNIQQSQVQISNTPLDMDYVFKLYSHIEKKNELLFHKLSFNPYYPKIPKTVREGKIIPQLKKRDFLLFYPYDSIEPFLRLLKEAANDENVVSVKITIYRLARSSSIIKYLLEARENGIEVTVLIELRARFDEANNIHYAGLLEEAGCRILYGFEDYKVHSKVCLITRKEKNNIKYITQLGTGNYNEKTSKLYTDFSFITRNHAIGRDAMLFFKNMAISNLNGEYDKLLVAPFGFKNKVIEKINNEIENAKNNRPASIFMKMNSLTDRELIDMLSKASNAGVKIKLIIRSICCLLPGIPGKTENIEIISIVGRFLEHSRIYCFGMGKDATIYLSSGDLMTRNTEKRVELTFPIEKPVLKKQLMNIIDIMLNDNVKARKINDKGEYERVIRSIDLIDSQIYFMNNDFSKYGKEEVGKESFFSKLKHFLKG
- a CDS encoding phosphatase; this translates as MLYGVVDIGSNTVKLNVYNYRHNVISVEFSEKENLGLLFYINNGKLTDNGIEELVTVLKKMKNDLDYLKIDNYSFFSTASLRNIENIAEVLQIIKNRVNIEIDLLSGEEEGELSFYGSIPTIKGDDGILIDLGGGSVEIVLFKDRKIYKKYSIPIGFLKMFNDYVSDIIPNKKECKLIEERIYFELDKIGLKNNEKIPFMCGVGGSIRAIKKLLVNLDLQKKKNNLVDVKLLKQLKEELKLNESNHNNYIYYKILHVKPSRVHTLVPALLIVESITSYFGCEEIQISKFSVREGYLRRKMLKE